The DNA segment CTATCGAGGTCTGTAGTTGCCCCGAGTCTTGGCACTACCAGGCACAGGCGCCAGAGTGCTCCCATCTCTCGCCCGATTTTTCCACACTCTCGTCGGGGCACGAGTCGTCAGAGCCGGTGCCACGAACCCGCTCACGGTGCCCCGCTCGACTTGGCGCGCAAACTCGAGTAGAATAGACACCGGTTCGCGCCGCGCAAACCGGCGTGGCCAGTCTGCGTACGAGGTGGACGATGAAGCTGCGACGACAAAGGATGGGCCCACTGCTGGCCCTGGTGCTGGCACTGCTACTTGGCCTGATTCTGCCGTCGGCGACGGCAGCGGACGGCGTGGTGCACCTGTACTACTTTTTCGACCCGGGCTGCGCGGTGTGCCACCAGGTGCACGAGGAGATCATCGTGCCGCTCCTGAAGGAGTACGGCTCGCAGTTGCTCATCGACGAGAGAGACATGTCCGATCAGGCCACCTTCGAGTACCTGCTTGCGCTCGAAAGCCAGTTCAAAGTGACCGAGCCGGGGATCCCCGAGGTCTTTATCGGGACCGATGCGCTGATCGGCGACCAGCCCATCCGCGCGCAGCTCAGGGAACGCGTCGAGTTCTACCTGGGTCAGGGCGGCGTCGCGCTGCCCGAGCTCGCAGGCCAGGCCTTGCCCACCAAGGTGCCGACCTTCCCCCTGGCCACGCGCACCCCGGAGCCGATGCTCACTCCCACCCCGCTGCCCTCCAGCGGCCAGCCCATCTACCTGGCCTGGTTTTACGATCCGGGCTGTGACCTGTGCGCCCGCAAAGAGCACGATCTGAGCTACCTGACCGCTCTCTATCCGCAGGTCAAGGCCGAACGGTTCAACGGTGACGAGGACACAGCGTTGTTCCAGTACCTGTGCCAGAGGGCGGGCGTGCCGGAAGGCAAGCAGCTCGTAGCGCCCTCGGTATTCGTCGGCGGCCGGGCCCTGGTAGCCGAGGAGATCAGCGTGCGCGCGATGGAGGAGTTGATTCAACCCTACCTGCAGACCGGCTCAGCCGAGCCCTGGGCTGGCTTTGAGGAAGGCAGGCACAGCGCCGAACAGACCATCATCGAACGCTTCCGCTCGCTGGGCATTCTCACCGTGGTGGGGGCGGGGCTGATCGACGGTCTGAATCCCTGCGCCTTTGCCACGATGATCTTTCTGATCTCTTACCTCGCAGTGCGCAAGCGTCGCGGCATCGAGCTGCTGGCCACCGGCGCGGCTTTTACGCTCGGCGTATTCCTGGCTTACCTCGGGCTGGGCCTGGGCATGCTCAAGTTTCTGACCACCCTGCCCATTCTGAGCACCATCGGCAAGTGGATCTACGGGATAACGATGCTGTTGTGCCTGGCGCTGGCCCTGGGCAGTTTTGCCGACTATCGCAAGGCCCGCGAGGGACGGCTCGAGGATATGAGCCTGAAGCTGCCCGACTATTTGCGCAACGTGCAGCGGCGGCTCATCCGTGAGGGCTCGCGCTCGAGCCGGTTCGTGCTGGCCTCGTTCGGTCTGGGCTTTGTCGTGTCGGTGGTGGAACTGGCCTGCACGGGCCAGGTCTATCTGCCCACGATCGTCTTTGTGCTTGGCCTGGCCGAATGGCGGGCGCGGGCCACGGCAGCGCTGGTGGTCTACAACCTGATGTTTGTCGTGCCCCTCATCGCCGTGTTCCTGCTGGTGTACTTTGGCACGACCTCGCAGCAGCTCACCAAATGGATGCAGAGGCACGCCGCGGCGATCAAGCTGGGCATGGGCCTTCTCTTTCTGCTGCTGGCCGCCTGGCTGGGCTATAGCATCATCAGCGTGTAGGTGCGATGTCGCTCCACGTGACGCCTTCTCCTGCCTCGACCGGGCGCTGGCGTCATGCCGCCGGGGCGCTGCTGGTGGTCGTCGGCGTGGCGGCAGTGGGGCTGGCCATCTACGCCAGACACCAGCAGGCGCAGGTCCCCATGCCAGTGAGCGCCGACCTGGCCAACTGCGACCTCGACGAGCCCTACCCGACCTCACCGGCCGACCAGATCCAGTGGGTGCTGTGCCAGCACCGGCCAGCCCTGGTCCTCTACTACAGCACCGACTGCCGGCCCTGCCGGATGATGGATGCGCTGGTGCAGATGGTCAAGCCGGACTATGCCGGGAGGGTAATGTTCATCGAGGTGCGCTATGACGATCCGGCCAACGTCGGCCTCTTGCGCTGGGGCCAGGTCGGCACCGTACCGGCGGCCTGCTTCGTCGATGCCTCGGGCGAGGTCAGGCGCGTGGCGGGGACGATGACGCAGCCCAAGCTGCGCGCCGAGCTGGACCGCATCGCGGCCGCCACGAACGACCAGCAGTGAACATCAGGAGACTCTGGCGAGAGGGGACGACTGTGCGACGCGCGGGCAAGATGCTGCTGCTCTCCGCTGCTCTGCTCTGAATCAGCGTGGGCTGCACTGGCCAGCCCACACCGGCACGCAATCAACCACCGACAGTTGAGGCGCCCCCGGTGGCAGAGGGCAAACCGACCGCGGCGATAGCAGCACCGGCCTACCGCGTGCTGCGCGTGCTGCCAGTGTCGCAGGTCACCCGCAACGACGAGTACTACTTTGACAATTGCAGCCCCAGCGCTCCCGCTGCCCGCTCCTTTAGTGTGGCCGCGCAGGTAGCGGAGACGATCACCATCGCCGACCAGGCTACTGAGCTAACGGGAAGCGCCACAGCACCCATCCCTGCGGCGATAAAAGACGAGCTGGCCGAGGCGGTTCGGCAGGCCTACAGCTCCGAGCTCGACGCGGCCGTCAGCAAGGTATCGGAGACCACGCTGTATATCAACGCACACGACCGGTACAACTTGGTCATCATCTGGGAGGAGCGCGTCTACGCGAGCACGGTGACCTTCTCAATGGACGGCACAGCCTACACCGCCGAGTACAAGTACCTGCTCGAGGTGCCGCGACCGGGGAGCATCAAGCCGGGCATCTGTACCCCCCTGAATGCAGTAACCAATCCCTGCCAGTTGGCAGGATGAGCATCAAGCCAGACATGGCACGCGTTATTGACAGGCAGACGTGCCGCGTCTAGAATGACCCCGTTCATCCTACTCTGATCGAAGAGGCGCGCTCTTCTTGTTACGCTCAACGGGTATCTGGCCAACCTGGACCCTCCGGCAGAGTCGCATCGGCTCGGTATTATGTCTCGTGGCGGCACTGCTGGCGCAAAAGACGCTCGATGGCAAAAGCCCGCGGGCCTGGCCGCTGACCGTGCTCGCCTTTGCCGGGTTGTCCTTCGCGCTGCTGGCCAGCGCGGTGAATCTCGAGTCGGACCGGACGGCCGGCAGGGCGAACCCCTCTCCCCTCTCCTTGCGTTTTCTGCTGGCGCTGCTGGCGCTCAGCCTGGCCGGCGTGCTGGATATGGGCGGCAACCTCTTTCGCCCGCGGGGCGTGGTGCTGTGGGTGGGCGGGCTGGCGCTGGCCCTGGGCTACCTCTGGCTGGTCTCCCCTCCCGCCGCGCCGGTCAGCCCGGCCGAGAAACGCGCGCGCGGCGCGATTGCCGTGCCCTGGCACTGGTGGGCTCTGGGCGGCATTCTGCTGCTGGGGCTGTGGTTCCGGCTGCGGCTCTACGGCGAGATCCCGGCCGATATGGGCTTTGACCTGGCTAGCAAGTTCCACGATGCCCTCAGCATCCTGCGCGGCAACTACAACATCTTTTTCCCGGCCCGGCTCGGGCGCGAGGGGCTGTTCTTTTACGCCACGGCCCTCGCCGGCAAGCTCACCGGCCTGAGCAGGTCCACCCTGCACCTGACCTCGGGGCTGATCGGTGTGGTGACCATTGTCGCCGTGTACCAACTGGCCAGAGAGCTGTTCGGCGTGGGCACGGGGCTGGTGGCGGCCTATCTGCTGGCGGTTAACCGCTGGCACATCGTGCTCAGCCGCAGCGGCTTTCGCGCCTGCACCATGCCGCTGTTCACCGCCTGGTCGCTCTATGCCTTCCTGCGCGCGCTGCGCACCAGGCGGCCGCTGGACTGGGGCCTGGCCGGCGTGGCCATCGGCGCCGGCGCCTACAGTTACCGCTCCTTCCTGTTCGTTCCTGTGGCTCTCGCGGCGGGCCTGGTCCTCTACCTGCTCTGGCACTGGTCAGAGCGCCGCGGACTGGCGCCGGGGCTGCTGATTGCCGTGCTCGTCGCGGCGGCGATCGTGGCACCGCTGGTCCGTTACGTGGCCGAGAACCCGGACAAGTATATGGCCCGGCAAAAGTACCAGACCGACGCTCAGGTCAAACAGCAGGACAAAGCCGAGAGCTGGCTGACCTATCTGGGCCGCTGCCTGCTGGTGTTCAACGACCAGGGCGACGGTGACTCGCGGTTCAACTATCCCTTTGCCAGGCAGGCAGGCCTGGCCAGCGCGGCGCTGTTGGTGCTGGGTGCGGCCTGCCTGCTGGTGCGGCCGCGGTCACGGGCGGCAGCGTTTATGCTGCCGGCGGTGCTGATACTGAGCCTGCCGGCGGCATTGAGCATGCTGCCGGGAGAGATGCCCAGCTCGCTGCGCCTGTCGGGGCTGATCGTGCCGGCGGTGATACTGGCCGCGCTCCCGCTGGAGGTTCTGGTCCGGCTCTGGCGGCCAACCCCGCACGAGCAGTCCGCCGGCCCGGCGGAAAACCGGCTCGGTCTCTCGCTGACCCTCCAGGCGGGAGCCAGCGCGCGCACCCTGGGCCTCAGCGCGGACGGGGCGGCCCTGCTGCGGGCCGCGCTGGCGCTCGCGGCGGCGCTGCTGCTGGGCTATGAAGCAGTGGAGGCCTACGGCTACTACTTTCGTGACTATCCCACCAAACTGCCCGACCAGGCCAACTACTCGGTCACGGGGGATATGGCGCGGGTCCTGCGGGCCTTTCCCGACCAGGAGCAGGCTTACGTAGTCGGCTTTCCCAACTGGTTCGACGGCAGCGTTCTGGCCATGCACGTGGGCGTGGCGCCCAATCAGGTAGCGGTGCTGCCTGCGCTGCGGCCCGATCAGCCACCGGTGACCACACTGGGCGGAGCGGGTTTGTTCCTGCTCTGTCCCCGCGATGAGGCCAGCCGGTTGACGCTGCAGGCGGCCTTCCCGGCCGGCATCCTGGTGGAGCACCACTATCCCGACGGCCAGGTGTCCTTCCTGGCCTTTTACGCCGAGCGATGATGACCACTGCAAGCAGCGACACTCGACTGAATCCCGACTCCCCGCCGGCGGCGCCGGTGGCGCAACGCCCCCCGACCTACGGCACCATCGCTGTGCTCGGTGCGGGCTGCCTCGTGCTGGGAGTGATTGCGCAGCACTCGCTGGACACGGCGCGTGAGGCTCGCAGCGGTCTGCTGCTCTATGCTCTGGCTGCGGCGGCCTTTGGCTGGCTGCTGCGCGGCGTGGCACTGGAACGCTCTCACCCAGAGCCGCAGGCGGCGCCCTTCTCGCTGCGCGCACTGCTGCCCGGGCTGGCCGTGTCGGTGCTGGGCTGCCTGGACCTCGGCGGCAATACCTTTCGCCCCATTGGTACGGTGCTGTGGCTGGGCGGACTCACCTGGACAATGGTGCGCCTGGCACGGGGCGGGCCAGAGCTGCCACTGGCACGGCGCGTCCGTGCCGGCTGGCGTGAGCGGCGCACCCGTGTGCCGCTGTATCTGGTGCTCCTGCTGGCCATAGTGCTGGTGGGCGCCTGGTTCCGGCTCGAGCGGCTCAACGAGGTCCCGGCGGACCTCGGCCCGGACCTGATCTACCACTATTATGACACGCTGGACATCCTGCAGGGCCGCTACCGGGTGCACTTTCCCGAGCGCGAGTCGCTGCTGTTCTACCTCAACGCCCTGGTGGCCTGGTTCGTCGGGCTGACCCCCTACTCGGTTCTGCTCACCTCGGCCCTGATCGGCATTGTCACCCACCTGGCTCTGTTCGCGTTGGGCAACGAACTATACGGGCCGGGGGTGGGGCTGCTGGCGGCCGGGCTGCTCGCGGTCAACCGCTGGCACATCGCCCTGAGCCGCTCGGGTTATCCGGCGGTGTTCACGCCGCTGGTGACCATTCTGGTGCTGCACGCCCTTATCCAGGCGCTGCACAAGCGCCGGCCAATCGACCTGGCCTGGTGCGGGCTCTTGCTGGGGGCGGGGTTCTACACCTACACGCCGTTCAAAGTGATGCCGCTGTTCGTGCTGGTCAGCGTGGGGCTGTACGGCCTGGCCCGGGGCAAGAGCGCCCTGCGCGGCATTGTGCCGCAACTGGCTCTGGTGTTTGTCATCGCCCTAATGGTGGCAGCGCCGCTGCTGCGTTTTGCCATCGAGCGGCCCCGCGAGTATTTCGTGCGCGAGCTGGTGGCGCGTCGCCTGCAGAGCGAGCAGGCGGCAGACAACCCCGGCCTGCCCACCTACATCTGGCGCAGCCTGCTCGGGCTGAACTGGCGCGGTGACGGCACGTCGCGCTGGAACTATCCCGGTGCCAGGCACATGGGCTGGCTGAGCGGGGCGCTGATGGTGCTGGGCCTGGGCTATGCCCTGGCGCGCTGGCGGCGAGGCGACAACCTGCTGCTCCTGGCCGCCTGGTTCATCCTGCTCTTGCCGGCAGCGCTGGGCATGCTGCCACACGACTCGCCGAACAGCCTGCGCATGTCGGGCATGCTGGGCCCGGCCGTGCTGCTGGCCGCCCTGCCGCTTTCGGCCCTGGCCGGGGTGCTGAGCGGCGCCGGCGCGCCCGCGGACGAGGCGGCGCGCGGGGAGCAATTCGTCCTCACGATCGAGTCGCCGGTGCGGCGGCTGGCCTGGCGCTGGTCGGCCGAGACGGTGCGGCCCTGGCGCGCGCTCCTGATCGCGGCCACGGTCATCCTGCTGGCGCTTGAGGCAAGGGAAACGCGGCAATTCTACTTTGTGCAGTTTGTCTCGCGGGCACCGGACCGGGCCAACTATTCCAACGCCAGGGAGATCGCGCGGGCCATTCGCGACTATGGCGACCTCAACACGGTGCACATCAAGGCCCACGAGTTCTGGTTCGATGAAAAGGCACTGCGCGTGAATCTGGGCCTGACTGACGAGACCTGGCGGCCGCAGTTCAACGTGCTCGCTGCGGACCAGCCGCCCGTGGCGGAGGTCGACCAGCGCGCGCTGTTCATCCTGCACCCCGAGGATGTGCAGGCGCTCTCGGACCTGCGGATCCTGTTTGCCCACTGCGTCGCGATGGCTTACCGTTATCCTGACGGGGCCATTGCCTTCTATGCGGTGCTGGTCGAACGCTAGTGCGCTTGCATTTGTCGGCGTTCGGGGGTAGAATGGGACTGGACGCAAGCTTGATTCCAAGGAGGGAAATCGTATGAAGGGGAACAAGAAGGTTATCGAGCTGCTCAACCACCTGCTGGCGGAAGAGCTGACTGCCATCAGCCAGTACATGGTGCACAGCGAGATGTTCGCCGACTGGGGGCTGGACCGGCTGCACGAGATGGTCGAGAAGCGGGCCATCACCGAGATGAAGCACGCCGAAGCGCTGATCGGCCGCATCCTGTTCCTCGAAGGCGAACCGATCGTCAGCAAGCTCAACGAGATACACATTGGCGCCGACACGGAAAAGATGATGGCCTTTGACCTCGCGGCCGAGTACGACGCGGTCAAGTCCTACAACGCCGGCGTCAAGACCGCGATGCAGGAGGGCGACCAGGGCACCCGCAGCCTGCTCTCGTCGATTCTCAAGGACGAAGAGGCTCACGCCGATGAGATCGAGGCGCAGCGCGAGCAGATCTCGCTCATGGGCATCCAGACCTACCTGGGCAAGCAGATCTAGAGAGCAGCCGGTTCGAGACTCGAGCAAAAAAGGGGGCGCGACAAGTGTCGCGCCCCCTTCCTTGTTGGTGGTCCGAACTAGTCGGCCATTGCGTTCTGCGCCGTGACCAAGAGCTGCACGGTCGAATCAGGACCCCAGCCGGAGGCATTGCGCGCCTTGACCCGCCAGGCATAAGTGCGCCCCGCGAGGAGCGGGAAGGGCACATTGAGCTCGGGATAGGGCGAGAGAATGTTGTAGGTAAAGCTGTTGCCGTTGACCCCAAGGGTGACCAGGTACATATCGGCACCGGCGAGCTGCTCCCAGGTCAGGTGCGGCTTGAGACTATAGACCGTGGTGCCGCTCTCCGGCAGCACGAGCATGGGTGCGCGGGGCAGATCGCCCATATCGCCGGTGACAAAGCTCTCGGGCAGAGACCAGACGAAGCTGCCAGGGGTAGCCTCGTAGCCTACACGCCAGTAGTACTGGACACCGGGCTGCAGGTTGATCAGCAGCGGCGTGCGCCGCTCGGGTCCGGTGAGGTAAGAGCGCGGCGATATCCTGGCAGCAACCTGCGTGAAGGAGGAATCCGTAGCGATGTCCACCCCGTACCAGTAAGTGCCCGCGGCCAGCCAGACCAGCTCTGGCGCCACGGTGGTCACGTTCGAGCCGCAGGCCGGAGACAGTAGAACGGGCACGTCGCCCGGAATGAGAGTCGGCGTCGGGGTAGGCACGGGGGAGTACACGCAGGGCAGGTGGACCACAAAAGGCGGCGTAGACTGGGCAAGGCTGCCCATGGGCCACGGCCAGAGGAAGAGCAGGAGCAGTACAACAGCGATTAGGAGCAGACTACGACGCAACGAGATTCCCCCGAGTCTCATAGCGTGCGGACGGATGCCGCAGCCCAGAATGGCGCGATTATAGGGCTTTCGGCCCGGTTGTCAAATGGTAGAGTCAGGCAACGCGGGCGCGGCAACTGGGGTATAATGCCCACATCTTCCGGAGGCGGTGGCTATGGAGAAACAAAAGAACTCGCGGGGCTGTTTTCTGTGCGGCAGGCAAAACCCCATTGGCCTCAAGATGAGCTGGTACAACGACCGCGAGGCACAGTGTATCACGGCCAGCGTGACCGTGCCGGAGCACTTTAACTCTTACCCCGGCGTGGTGCACGGCGGCATCGTGGCGGCCCTGCTGGACGAGACCGCGGGCCGCTCGATCTTGTTGGTCGACGACCGCGACGACAACCTGATGGTCACGGCCAGGCTCGAGATCAGGTACCGCCTGCCAGTGCCCACCGGCCAGCCGATCACCCTGCGCGGCAAGACGCTCCAGTACACTGGCACACGGGCCAAAGTCAGGGCCGAGGTGCTGCTGGCCGACGGTTCCGTAGCGGCAGAGGCGGAGGCGCTCCTGCTGCGGCCGCCGGCCGAACTGTTCGCGAGCTGGGAAGCGGAAAAGCCCTACTGGAAGGTGTACGACGACTAGTGAACCAGCATCCAGGCAGCGCGGAAGGAACAAACAACGGCCTGTCTCCGTCAGCAATGAGACCAGTGGTCTAACTGTCTCGCTGGCGCTCGTCTCCCACTGGAGGAGCAAGGGCGCCAGCGGAGAGCCAGAGTGAGGAGGCAGTTATGTCTTCCAGTCCTAGCCGCGCATCGCGTATCCCGCACAGCACCAGTGGGCGCTTTGTTCCACTGCTGTCGTTGCTGTTGATCGCCGCTATAGTCGCGGGCTGCGTCGGTCCCGCCACGCCCACCTCCGGAACGCACACACCCGGTACCGGCACACCCACGCCCAGGCCGCCCACGGCCGAGACCGGCGGGCTCACCTACGTTCGGTCGGCGTCCTACGCTACCATGACTGGAGGAACACAGAGTATGGCATCCCTGCGTTACACCCTGAGTCAGGGCCAGGAGACCCCCAGCCAGGCCCAGCAGAACACTCTGGCCCAGACGACCGCTCTCACCGCGGCCGAGGTCGAGGCGCTGCTCAAGCGCCTGCCCGAGCTGACCGGCCAGAAAGAGGATCAGGTCGAGTTCAAGCTGCCGCCGCAGACCCTGCCCGCGCCACGGCCGGGACAGACCATCCAGGAGCCCTTCCCGCCCGAGGCGCAAGGACCGGACGTGGTCCAGCCGGTGGTGGGGCCGCTCAAGGTGCTGCGCTACAGTCCGGAAGGCAACGTGGACCTGGCACCCTTCCTCAGCATCACCTTTGACCAGCCGATGGTGCCGCTCACCTCGCACGCCGAGCTGGCGGCGAAGGAGGTGCCGGTCAAGTTGACACCGCAGCCAGAGGGCGAGTGGCGCTGGGTGGGCACCAAGACGCTGGTGTTCCAGCCGGTGTTTCGTTTCCCGATGGCCACGCGCTACACGGTGGAGATCCCCGCCGGCACGACCTCGGCCAACGGCGGCAAGCTGGCCGAGGCGGTGACCTTCAGTTTTGCCACCCCCGCGCCGGTGTTGGTCTCTTACTTCCCGAACGATTCTCCGCAGCGGCGCGATGTGCTGCTCTTTGCCTCCTTCGACCAGCGCATCGATCCCGCGGCAGTGCTCAAAACGATTCGCGTCAGCGCCGCCGGGCAGACTTTTGCCACCAGGCTGGCCACGGAAGCAGAGATCGCGGCCAACGAGACCGCAGCCCGGATGGCCAAGAACACCGTCGAGGGCCGCTGGCTGGCCTTCCGCACGACCGAGCTGCTGCCCTACAACAGCACGATCACGGTCGACATCGGCCCGGGCACGCCCTCGGCCGAAGGGCCGCTGACCACCGATGCTGCGCAGAGCTTTGCCTTTTCGACCTTTGGCCCCCTCAAGATCACGCGGGTGCGCTGCGGTTGGGACAATGCATGCCAGCCGCTGCAGCCGTGGTACATCACCTTTTCCAACCCGCTGGATGCAGAGGCCTTTGACGAGAGCCTGGTGACCATCTCCCCCGAGCTCAGCAACGGCAAGCTTTTTGTGGTGGACAAGACTCTGCGCATCGAAGGCCAGGCTAGAGGACGCACCACCTACCACATCAC comes from the Chloroflexi bacterium ADurb.Bin180 genome and includes:
- a CDS encoding Cytochrome C biogenesis protein transmembrane region codes for the protein MKLRRQRMGPLLALVLALLLGLILPSATAADGVVHLYYFFDPGCAVCHQVHEEIIVPLLKEYGSQLLIDERDMSDQATFEYLLALESQFKVTEPGIPEVFIGTDALIGDQPIRAQLRERVEFYLGQGGVALPELAGQALPTKVPTFPLATRTPEPMLTPTPLPSSGQPIYLAWFYDPGCDLCARKEHDLSYLTALYPQVKAERFNGDEDTALFQYLCQRAGVPEGKQLVAPSVFVGGRALVAEEISVRAMEELIQPYLQTGSAEPWAGFEEGRHSAEQTIIERFRSLGILTVVGAGLIDGLNPCAFATMIFLISYLAVRKRRGIELLATGAAFTLGVFLAYLGLGLGMLKFLTTLPILSTIGKWIYGITMLLCLALALGSFADYRKAREGRLEDMSLKLPDYLRNVQRRLIREGSRSSRFVLASFGLGFVVSVVELACTGQVYLPTIVFVLGLAEWRARATAALVVYNLMFVVPLIAVFLLVYFGTTSQQLTKWMQRHAAAIKLGMGLLFLLLAAWLGYSIISV
- a CDS encoding Thioredoxin, encoding MSLHVTPSPASTGRWRHAAGALLVVVGVAAVGLAIYARHQQAQVPMPVSADLANCDLDEPYPTSPADQIQWVLCQHRPALVLYYSTDCRPCRMMDALVQMVKPDYAGRVMFIEVRYDDPANVGLLRWGQVGTVPAACFVDASGEVRRVAGTMTQPKLRAELDRIAAATNDQQ
- the bfr gene encoding Bacterioferritin, whose amino-acid sequence is MKGNKKVIELLNHLLAEELTAISQYMVHSEMFADWGLDRLHEMVEKRAITEMKHAEALIGRILFLEGEPIVSKLNEIHIGADTEKMMAFDLAAEYDAVKSYNAGVKTAMQEGDQGTRSLLSSILKDEEAHADEIEAQREQISLMGIQTYLGKQI
- a CDS encoding Thioesterase superfamily protein; this translates as MEKQKNSRGCFLCGRQNPIGLKMSWYNDREAQCITASVTVPEHFNSYPGVVHGGIVAALLDETAGRSILLVDDRDDNLMVTARLEIRYRLPVPTGQPITLRGKTLQYTGTRAKVRAEVLLADGSVAAEAEALLLRPPAELFASWEAEKPYWKVYDD